One stretch of Magnetococcales bacterium DNA includes these proteins:
- a CDS encoding respiratory nitrate reductase subunit gamma — protein MLMLIAYIALVTFVVGFGWRLWTYWLAPAPLKIPTTPAPVSKSGVAWRLFTEVAFFNSLFKGNKWTWVGGYAFHAALLLVALRHLRYFVPVPEVFSHMQIFGILAGLIMVGALGFLLVRRWYVPRTRHISSLADYGMLLLLLAIGGSGLLMTFCVRPDIVSIKEAMTGWITFQGFKTPEDALFVLHFLLVLLLLAIFPFSKLMHLGGIFFSPTRNQVDNPREERHVNPWAGN, from the coding sequence ATGTTGATGCTCATTGCCTACATCGCCCTCGTCACCTTCGTCGTCGGCTTCGGCTGGCGCCTCTGGACCTACTGGCTGGCCCCGGCCCCCCTGAAGATCCCCACGACCCCCGCTCCGGTGTCCAAATCGGGCGTGGCCTGGCGGCTCTTCACCGAAGTGGCCTTCTTCAACAGCCTGTTCAAAGGCAACAAATGGACCTGGGTCGGCGGCTACGCCTTCCACGCGGCCCTGCTGCTGGTGGCGTTGCGCCATCTGCGCTATTTCGTGCCGGTGCCCGAAGTCTTCAGCCATATGCAGATTTTCGGCATTCTGGCAGGCCTGATCATGGTCGGCGCCCTGGGTTTCCTGCTGGTGCGCCGCTGGTATGTGCCCCGCACGCGCCACATCTCCTCCCTGGCCGACTACGGCATGTTGCTGCTGCTGCTGGCCATCGGCGGCAGCGGCCTGCTCATGACCTTCTGCGTGCGTCCGGATATCGTCTCCATCAAGGAGGCCATGACCGGCTGGATCACCTTCCAGGGCTTCAAGACCCCGGAAGATGCCCTGTTCGTGCTGCACTTCCTGCTGGTGCTGCTGCTGTTGGCCATTTTCCCCTTCAGCAAGCTGATGCACCTGGGCGGCATCTTCTTCAGCCCCACCCGCAACCAGGTGGACAACCCCCGGGAAGAGAGACACGTCAACCCCTGGGCCGGGAACTGA
- a CDS encoding TusE/DsrC/DsvC family sulfur relay protein has protein sequence MPSFELSGRTYETDEDGYLVNLGDWSEEVAQYLAKEEGVDMSESHWEVVTFLREYYDEYKIAPMIRILTKAIGKKLGKEKGNTKYLYDLYPGGPAKQACKIAGLPKPTGCV, from the coding sequence ATGCCGAGTTTCGAACTGAGTGGACGGACCTACGAGACGGACGAAGACGGATATCTGGTGAACCTCGGGGACTGGAGCGAGGAAGTCGCGCAGTATCTCGCCAAGGAAGAGGGCGTCGACATGTCCGAATCCCATTGGGAAGTGGTCACCTTCCTGCGTGAATACTACGACGAATACAAGATCGCCCCCATGATCCGCATCCTGACCAAGGCCATCGGCAAAAAGCTCGGCAAGGAAAAGGGCAATACCAAGTACCTGTACGACCTCTATCCGGGCGGGCCCGCCAAGCAGGCCTGCAAGATCGCCGGTCTGCCCAAGCCGACCGGTTGCGTGTAA
- a CDS encoding (2Fe-2S) ferredoxin domain-containing protein — MNGYISGGYAVKPKQHVFVCMNRRPEGHPKGSCQSAGAEGVLMAFAGEMEKRGLFGQMQVTGTFCMGPCDQGPTVVVYPEGVWYGRVQAGDVSEIVERHLLNGQPVERLRIMEG; from the coding sequence ATGAATGGTTACATATCAGGAGGATACGCTGTGAAGCCGAAGCAACATGTCTTTGTCTGCATGAACCGTCGCCCCGAGGGGCATCCCAAGGGATCCTGCCAGAGCGCGGGCGCCGAAGGGGTATTGATGGCCTTTGCCGGTGAAATGGAAAAGCGCGGTCTGTTCGGTCAGATGCAGGTGACCGGCACCTTCTGCATGGGACCGTGCGACCAGGGGCCCACGGTGGTGGTCTATCCGGAGGGGGTCTGGTATGGCCGGGTGCAGGCCGGGGATGTTTCCGAAATCGTGGAGCGGCACCTGCTGAATGGCCAGCCGGTGGAGCGTCTGCGCATCATGGAAGGCTGA
- the dapD gene encoding 2,3,4,5-tetrahydropyridine-2,6-dicarboxylate N-succinyltransferase, with the protein MNNLQHVIEAAWETRQSLTPESRGEAREAILATIEALDAGTLRVAEKRPDHAEAVRGWVVNQWVKKAVLLSFRIQENRPLGSNEVQWYDKVAPKCEGWDAERFRRAGFRMVPPAFARKGSFIAPNAVLMPCFLNIGAYVDSGTMVDTWATVGSCAQIGKNVHLSGGAGIGGVLEPLQANPVIIEDNCFIGARAEVAEGVIVGEGSVLSMGVYLGASTRIVDRASGEIHMGYVPPYSVVVSGTMPGKPLPDGSPGPGLYCAVIVKQVDAKTRAKTAINDLLRD; encoded by the coding sequence ATGAACAACCTGCAACATGTCATCGAAGCCGCCTGGGAAACCCGCCAATCCCTGACGCCGGAGAGCCGGGGCGAGGCCCGCGAGGCCATTCTGGCCACCATCGAAGCCCTGGACGCCGGAACCCTGCGGGTTGCGGAAAAGAGACCGGATCATGCCGAAGCCGTGCGCGGCTGGGTGGTCAACCAGTGGGTGAAAAAGGCGGTGCTGCTCTCCTTCCGCATTCAGGAGAACCGTCCCCTGGGCAGCAACGAGGTGCAATGGTACGACAAGGTGGCCCCCAAGTGCGAAGGCTGGGATGCGGAGCGTTTCCGCCGGGCCGGCTTTCGCATGGTGCCGCCGGCCTTCGCCCGCAAGGGGAGCTTCATCGCCCCCAACGCAGTGCTGATGCCCTGTTTCCTCAACATCGGGGCCTACGTCGATTCCGGCACCATGGTGGACACCTGGGCCACGGTGGGCTCCTGCGCCCAGATCGGCAAGAACGTGCATCTCTCCGGCGGGGCCGGCATCGGCGGGGTGCTGGAACCCCTGCAGGCCAATCCGGTGATCATCGAGGACAACTGCTTCATCGGGGCCCGGGCGGAAGTGGCGGAAGGGGTCATCGTCGGCGAGGGCTCGGTCCTCTCCATGGGGGTCTATCTGGGAGCCTCCACCCGCATCGTGGACCGGGCCAGCGGCGAAATCCACATGGGCTACGTGCCCCCCTACTCGGTGGTGGTCTCCGGCACCATGCCCGGCAAACCCCTGCCGGACGGCTCCCCCGGCCCCGGTCTCTACTGCGCGGTGATCGTCAAGCAGGTGGACGCCAAAACCCGCGCCAAAACCGCCATCAACGACCTGCTGCGGGATTGA
- a CDS encoding succinyldiaminopimelate transaminase — MNPELTRLQPYPFEKLSALLKPLSPPAGLPPVDLSIGEPRHPVAPFIREAMSQALDGISRYPTTRGVASLRQACADWTRKRFGLTRLDGETQLLPVNGTREALFSIAHAVIERHPHGEPPLILAPNPFYQIYEGAAITAGAELLPLDCLPENGFLPDIASLPPAVLDRVQLLYLCTPANPTGAVEPLERLKELIRLAHRHDFVIASDECYSEIWYENPPPGILQAAKEMGLESYDRCLAFHSLSKRSNMPGARSGFVAGDAALLARYLQLRTYTGCATPPFVQSTAILAWQDETHVEENRRLYRRKLADALEILQPRLPVTPPQAGFYLWLAVPQGGEAFARRLFERYHVTVLPGGYMGRPSVDPSRPGRNPGDPFVRVAMVSSLEENREGMYRIARCAAEMI, encoded by the coding sequence ATGAATCCTGAACTGACCCGTCTGCAGCCCTATCCCTTCGAAAAGCTCTCGGCCCTGCTCAAGCCGCTCTCCCCTCCTGCCGGACTGCCGCCGGTCGATCTGTCGATCGGTGAGCCGCGTCACCCCGTGGCCCCCTTCATCCGGGAAGCCATGAGCCAGGCACTGGACGGCATCTCCCGCTATCCCACCACCCGGGGCGTGGCCTCCCTGCGCCAGGCCTGCGCCGACTGGACCCGCAAACGCTTCGGATTGACCCGGCTCGACGGCGAAACCCAACTGCTGCCGGTCAACGGCACCCGGGAGGCCCTCTTCTCCATCGCCCACGCCGTCATCGAACGCCATCCCCACGGAGAGCCTCCGCTGATCCTGGCCCCGAACCCCTTCTACCAGATCTACGAAGGGGCCGCCATCACCGCAGGCGCCGAACTGCTGCCCCTGGACTGTCTGCCGGAAAACGGCTTTCTGCCCGATATCGCCTCCCTGCCGCCCGCCGTGCTGGACCGGGTGCAACTGCTCTATCTCTGCACCCCCGCCAATCCCACCGGCGCGGTGGAACCCCTGGAACGACTCAAGGAGCTGATCCGGCTGGCGCATCGCCACGATTTCGTCATCGCCAGCGACGAGTGCTATTCCGAAATCTGGTACGAAAATCCGCCTCCGGGTATTCTTCAGGCGGCAAAGGAGATGGGACTGGAGAGCTACGACCGCTGTCTGGCCTTTCACTCCCTCTCCAAACGCTCCAACATGCCCGGAGCCCGCAGCGGTTTCGTGGCCGGGGACGCCGCTCTGCTGGCCCGCTATCTCCAGTTGCGCACCTACACCGGCTGCGCCACGCCGCCGTTCGTGCAAAGCACCGCCATCCTGGCCTGGCAGGACGAAACCCATGTGGAGGAGAATCGCCGCCTCTACCGTCGCAAACTGGCGGATGCCCTGGAGATTCTGCAACCCCGGTTGCCCGTCACCCCGCCCCAGGCCGGTTTCTACCTGTGGCTGGCCGTGCCGCAAGGCGGGGAAGCCTTTGCCCGGCGGCTCTTCGAACGCTACCATGTCACCGTTCTGCCCGGCGGCTACATGGGCCGGCCTTCCGTCGATCCCTCCCGTCCGGGACGCAATCCGGGCGATCCCTTCGTGCGGGTGGCCATGGTCTCCTCCCTGGAGGAGAATCGCGAAGGCATGTATCGCATTGCCCGCTGTGCCGCGGAAATGATCTGA
- a CDS encoding (Fe-S)-binding protein — protein sequence MAGMKPYPAAEKHMTPMGFPPARVENWQEKGVEKMGEMLKKYRSLQVFMDICVKCGSCTDKCHYYIGTGDPNNMPVQRAELMRKVYRRYFTPAGKILPGVVKAEEFDEKVLQEWVTYFHQCSQCRRCSVFCPYGIDTAEVTMAAREIMDSIGVGHKYSTEIIGKVHTLGNNLGIPAPALKSTLQFLEDDILDNTGHEVRLPLDEPGAEVMLVPPSADFFSEPHIQSLIGYAKVFHQAGISFTISSFASEAANFGMFIGSYDHKRKIAKRIADKARELKVKRIVVGECGHAWRVAYSFWNTLNGPFDFLDPRYPAPQHICEFTHDLLQRGALTLDKEANDPYVVTFHDSCNVARASRMGPNPGGQFEIPRELIKASCNRFVEMDEETIREKTFCCGGGGGLLTDELMDLRIKGVLPRVTALKQVMKKDGVNFLALICAICKAQFTKVLPMYKIPMETVGGVHQLVSNAIVLGAKKGIV from the coding sequence ATGGCGGGGATGAAACCCTATCCCGCCGCCGAAAAACACATGACGCCCATGGGCTTCCCCCCGGCGCGTGTGGAAAACTGGCAGGAGAAGGGTGTCGAAAAGATGGGAGAGATGCTGAAGAAGTATCGCTCCCTGCAGGTCTTCATGGATATCTGCGTCAAGTGCGGCTCCTGCACCGACAAGTGCCACTACTACATCGGCACCGGCGACCCCAACAACATGCCGGTGCAGCGCGCCGAACTGATGCGCAAGGTCTATCGCCGCTACTTCACCCCCGCCGGCAAGATACTGCCGGGCGTGGTCAAGGCCGAGGAGTTCGACGAAAAGGTGCTGCAGGAGTGGGTCACCTACTTCCATCAGTGTTCCCAGTGCCGCCGCTGTTCCGTCTTCTGCCCCTACGGCATCGATACCGCCGAAGTCACCATGGCGGCGCGGGAGATCATGGATTCCATCGGAGTGGGGCATAAATACTCCACCGAGATCATCGGCAAGGTGCATACCCTGGGCAACAACCTGGGCATTCCCGCTCCGGCGCTGAAAAGCACCCTGCAGTTCCTGGAGGACGACATCCTCGACAACACCGGCCACGAGGTACGTCTGCCCCTGGACGAGCCCGGCGCCGAAGTCATGCTGGTGCCGCCCTCCGCCGACTTCTTCAGCGAGCCCCATATCCAGTCCCTCATCGGCTACGCCAAGGTCTTCCATCAGGCGGGCATCAGCTTCACCATCAGTTCGTTCGCCTCCGAAGCGGCCAACTTCGGCATGTTCATCGGCAGCTACGACCACAAGCGCAAGATCGCCAAACGCATCGCCGACAAGGCCCGCGAACTGAAGGTCAAACGCATCGTGGTCGGCGAGTGCGGACATGCCTGGCGGGTGGCCTACAGCTTTTGGAACACCCTGAACGGCCCCTTCGACTTCCTCGACCCCCGTTATCCGGCGCCGCAGCACATCTGCGAATTCACCCACGACCTGCTGCAACGCGGCGCCCTCACCCTCGACAAAGAGGCCAACGATCCTTACGTGGTCACCTTCCACGACTCCTGCAACGTGGCCCGCGCCTCCCGCATGGGGCCCAACCCCGGCGGCCAGTTCGAGATTCCCCGTGAACTGATCAAGGCCTCCTGCAACCGCTTCGTGGAGATGGATGAAGAGACCATCCGCGAAAAGACCTTCTGCTGCGGCGGTGGTGGCGGCTTACTCACCGACGAGTTGATGGATCTGCGCATCAAGGGGGTGCTGCCCCGGGTCACGGCCCTGAAGCAGGTGATGAAAAAGGATGGCGTCAACTTCCTGGCACTTATCTGCGCCATCTGCAAGGCCCAGTTCACCAAAGTGCTGCCCATGTACAAGATCCCCATGGAAACCGTGGGAGGCGTGCATCAACTGGTGAGCAACGCCATCGTTCTGGGAGCCAAGAAAGGCATCGTCTGA
- the rph gene encoding ribonuclease PH, protein MRVSGRLPEQMRDVVMQRGFMPHAEGSCLIAFGETRVICTASVEEGQPRWLRGEDRGWISAEYGMLPRATHERTSREAAQGKQGGRTLEIQRLIGRSLRSVVDMQALGKRTVWIDCDVIQADGGTRTAAITGGFVALAEACGRLVEKGLLTASPIRDCVAAISCGLLEGVPLLDLEYAEDSICETDMNFVMTGAGRFVEIQGTAERHPFSRAEFEALAVLGEQGIAQLIAQQRTILGELAP, encoded by the coding sequence ATGCGTGTCAGTGGGCGTCTGCCGGAGCAGATGCGCGACGTGGTGATGCAACGGGGTTTCATGCCCCACGCGGAAGGCTCCTGCCTGATCGCTTTCGGGGAAACCCGGGTGATCTGCACCGCCTCCGTGGAAGAGGGGCAGCCCCGCTGGCTGCGCGGGGAGGATCGGGGCTGGATCAGCGCCGAATACGGCATGTTGCCCCGCGCCACCCACGAGCGCACCTCCCGGGAGGCCGCCCAGGGCAAACAGGGCGGACGCACCCTGGAGATTCAACGCCTCATCGGGCGCTCCCTGCGTTCGGTGGTGGATATGCAGGCCCTGGGCAAACGCACGGTATGGATCGACTGCGACGTGATCCAGGCCGATGGGGGCACCCGCACCGCCGCCATCACCGGGGGCTTCGTGGCCCTGGCCGAGGCCTGCGGTCGTCTGGTGGAGAAGGGTTTGCTGACCGCCTCCCCTATCCGCGATTGCGTGGCCGCCATCAGTTGCGGCCTGCTGGAGGGCGTGCCGCTGCTGGATCTGGAGTATGCCGAGGATTCGATCTGCGAAACGGACATGAACTTCGTCATGACCGGCGCCGGTCGTTTCGTGGAGATCCAGGGCACCGCCGAGCGGCATCCCTTCTCCCGTGCGGAGTTCGAAGCCCTGGCCGTCCTGGGTGAGCAGGGCATTGCCCAACTGATCGCCCAGCAACGGACGATTCTGGGTGAGCTGGCCCCCTGA
- the dapE gene encoding succinyl-diaminopimelate desuccinylase translates to MIVDPLSLTRELVSFPSLTPDNGPCQERLIALLETLGFTIHRLPFENVANFYARLGTGRPHLCFAGHTDVVPPGVTPWSVPPFEGAVRNGLLYGRGVCDMKGGIAAWVAAVSRFLSQRNRFAQQGSLSFLITGDEEGEAVNGTARVLDWMREKNEIPDFCLVGEPTNTVRVGDCIKNGRRGSFSGTLTIQGTQGHIAYPARVDNPIHRAMPLLAKITALQLDEGTEAFEPSSLQFYAIQAGNPRVNNVVPGLLEAGFNIRFNILHTPETLTQRIQSLLDEGRQTGLRATLTTRISGLPFQCAEGPLLHTLSRAIREVTDITPIPSTSGGTSDARFIAQVCPQTLDFGLLGTTIHRTDEHCPVADLAILTEIYQRLLSRLFPEG, encoded by the coding sequence ATGATCGTCGATCCGCTCTCCCTGACCCGGGAACTGGTCTCCTTTCCCTCGTTGACCCCCGACAACGGTCCCTGTCAGGAACGGCTGATCGCCCTTCTGGAAACCCTGGGTTTCACCATCCACCGGCTGCCCTTCGAAAACGTGGCCAACTTCTACGCCCGCCTGGGCACGGGCCGCCCCCATCTCTGCTTCGCGGGACACACCGACGTGGTCCCGCCGGGGGTCACCCCCTGGAGCGTGCCCCCCTTCGAAGGCGCGGTGCGCAACGGACTGCTTTACGGACGCGGCGTTTGCGACATGAAGGGCGGCATCGCCGCCTGGGTCGCGGCGGTATCCCGTTTTCTGAGCCAGCGCAACCGCTTTGCCCAACAGGGCAGCCTCTCCTTTCTCATCACCGGGGACGAGGAGGGGGAAGCGGTCAACGGCACCGCACGGGTGCTGGACTGGATGCGGGAGAAGAACGAAATCCCCGACTTCTGTCTGGTGGGCGAGCCCACCAATACGGTTCGGGTGGGCGACTGCATCAAGAACGGCCGCCGGGGCTCCTTCAGCGGCACTCTGACCATCCAGGGCACCCAGGGCCATATCGCCTATCCCGCCCGGGTGGACAACCCCATCCATCGCGCCATGCCCCTGCTGGCCAAAATCACCGCCCTGCAACTCGACGAAGGCACCGAAGCCTTCGAACCCAGCAGTCTGCAATTCTACGCCATCCAGGCGGGCAACCCCCGGGTCAACAACGTGGTGCCGGGACTGCTGGAGGCGGGATTCAACATCCGCTTCAACATCCTCCACACCCCCGAAACCCTGACGCAACGCATCCAGTCGCTGCTGGACGAGGGTCGCCAGACGGGCCTGCGGGCCACGCTCACCACCCGGATCAGCGGACTGCCCTTCCAGTGCGCCGAGGGCCCGTTGCTGCACACCCTGAGCCGGGCGATCCGGGAGGTGACGGATATCACCCCCATCCCCTCCACCAGCGGCGGAACCTCCGATGCCCGCTTCATCGCCCAGGTCTGTCCCCAGACCCTCGATTTCGGTCTGCTGGGCACCACCATCCACCGCACCGACGAACACTGTCCGGTGGCGGATCTGGCCATTCTGACCGAGATCTATCAGCGGTTGCTGTCAAGGCTCTTCCCGGAAGGTTGA